From Juglans regia cultivar Chandler chromosome 6, Walnut 2.0, whole genome shotgun sequence, the proteins below share one genomic window:
- the LOC109012087 gene encoding uncharacterized protein LOC109012087 isoform X1 produces the protein MLLQSSVPSSIEAALSFNTNHGKRDLTFEWVNAETRQCCINSNNFSQGGSELLTVNTVPVSNFICKQRKLLKSSVVIFPLKAEVDKIPVFEDKNRPSGTQDEDAIGDGTGTPIVSAENLAGEFHAANASVLHFENFCKHPSSEIKFTNKPDVNLDSKSVSFDCLNDYNQGSTVTNEESFLNDLCISTLRSHGLLESVCPKRSCASTEILGIGGDSGYTQSCKQCGRSDNVLNMLICDRCEEAFHICCCKPEMKMLPIDEWFCYSCSKANCNEGASRFRLGPIAFMLKYPELHRSKVRIGEAFQAKVPNWSDETNDFNCIGEPSEMDPSETISETIDNVVSLSVKFPEPKSMSNWLQCREVLFDDSRECAKGTICGKWRRAPLSEVQTTDWDCSCAVRWDPSHSDCAVPQEVETEQVLLHLKYIEKLRSCLAAKKRKLESRH, from the exons ATGTTATTGCAGAGCTCTGTCCCAAGTTCAATTGAAGCAGCTTTATCTTTTAACACTAATCATGGGAAACGAGACTTAACATTTGAGTGGGTGAATGCTGAAACTAGGCAATgttgtataaatagtaataatttcTCTCAGGGTGGTTCGGAGCTGTTGACTGTGAACACAGTGCCTGTGTCAAATTTCATTTGCAAGCAAAGGAAGCTCCTGAAAAGTTCTGTAGTAATTTTTCCTCTCAAGGCGGAAGTTGATAAAATACCTGTATTTGAAGATAAGAATCGTCCTTCAGGCACTCAAGATGAGGATGCAATTGGTGATGGAACTGGAACTCCTATCGTCTCAGCAGAGAATTTGGCTGGAGAGTTTCATGCTGCCAATGCTTCAGTTCtccattttgaaaatttttgcaaGCATCCTTCTTCAGAAATTAAATTCACTAACAAACCAGATGTGAATCTTGACTCCAAGTCTGTTAGCTTTG ATTGCCTTAATGATTATAATCAGGGTTCGACGGTTACAAATGAAGAGTCATTTCTCAATGATCTATGCATCTCTACACTAAGGAGTCATGGATTGCTGGAAAGTGTTTGCCCTAAAAGAAGTTGTGCTTCCACAGAAATTCTTGGAATTGGTGGTGATAGTGGCTATACTCAGTCTTGCAAGCAGTGTGGTCGTTCAGATAATGTATTGAATATGTTAATTTGTGATCGTTGTGAAGAAGCATTCCATATATGTTGCTGCAAACCTGAGATGAAGATGTTGCCAATTGATGAGTGGTTTTGCTATTCTTGTTCAAAAGCGAACTGCAATGAGGGTGCATCGAGATTTCGATTGGGTCCGATAGCGTTCATGTTGAAATACCCAGAGCTTCATAGATCTAAAGTTCGAATTGGCGAAGCTTTTCAGGCAAAAGTTCCTAACTGGTCGGATGAAACCAA TGATTTCAATTGCATTGGCGAACCTTCTGAAATGGATCCATCAGAAACTATATCAGAAACTATTGACAATGTT GTGAGCCTTTCTGTCAAGTTTCCCGAGCCGAAATCTATGAGTAATTGGCTTCAATGTCGTGAAGTCCTATTTGATGACTCACGGGAATGCGCTAAAGGGACTATATGCGGAAAGTGGCGCAG GGCTCCACTTTCTGAAGTCCAAACTACTGACTGGGATTGTTCGTGCGCTGTTCGTTGGGACCCAAGCCATTCCGACTGTGCAGTTCCGCAG GAGGTAGAAACAGAACAGGTTCTACTGCATTTGAAGTATATTGAGAAG CTGAGATCTTGCCTAGCTGCTAAAAAGAGAAAACTAGAGTCACGCCATTAG
- the LOC109012087 gene encoding uncharacterized protein LOC109012087 isoform X2, with protein sequence MLLQSSVPSSIEAALSFNTNHGKRDLTFEWVNAETRQCCINSNNFSQGGSELLTVNTVPVSNFICKQRKLLKSSVVIFPLKAEVDKIPVFEDKNRPSGTQDEDAIGDGTGTPIVSAENLAGEFHAANASVLHFENFCKHPSSEIKFTNKPDVNLDSKSVSFDCLNDYNQGSTVTNEESFLNDLCISTLRSHGLLESVCPKRSCASTEILGIGGDSGYTQSCKQCGRSDNVLNMLICDRCEEAFHICCCKPEMKMLPIDEWFCYSCSKANCNEGASRFRLGPIAFMLKYPELHRSKVRIGEAFQAKVPNWSDETNDFNCIGEPSEMDPSETISETIDNVVSLSVKFPEPKSMSNWLQCREVLFDDSRECAKGTICGKWRRAPLSEVQTTDWDCSCAVRWDPSHSDCAVPQEVETEQVLLHLKYIEK encoded by the exons ATGTTATTGCAGAGCTCTGTCCCAAGTTCAATTGAAGCAGCTTTATCTTTTAACACTAATCATGGGAAACGAGACTTAACATTTGAGTGGGTGAATGCTGAAACTAGGCAATgttgtataaatagtaataatttcTCTCAGGGTGGTTCGGAGCTGTTGACTGTGAACACAGTGCCTGTGTCAAATTTCATTTGCAAGCAAAGGAAGCTCCTGAAAAGTTCTGTAGTAATTTTTCCTCTCAAGGCGGAAGTTGATAAAATACCTGTATTTGAAGATAAGAATCGTCCTTCAGGCACTCAAGATGAGGATGCAATTGGTGATGGAACTGGAACTCCTATCGTCTCAGCAGAGAATTTGGCTGGAGAGTTTCATGCTGCCAATGCTTCAGTTCtccattttgaaaatttttgcaaGCATCCTTCTTCAGAAATTAAATTCACTAACAAACCAGATGTGAATCTTGACTCCAAGTCTGTTAGCTTTG ATTGCCTTAATGATTATAATCAGGGTTCGACGGTTACAAATGAAGAGTCATTTCTCAATGATCTATGCATCTCTACACTAAGGAGTCATGGATTGCTGGAAAGTGTTTGCCCTAAAAGAAGTTGTGCTTCCACAGAAATTCTTGGAATTGGTGGTGATAGTGGCTATACTCAGTCTTGCAAGCAGTGTGGTCGTTCAGATAATGTATTGAATATGTTAATTTGTGATCGTTGTGAAGAAGCATTCCATATATGTTGCTGCAAACCTGAGATGAAGATGTTGCCAATTGATGAGTGGTTTTGCTATTCTTGTTCAAAAGCGAACTGCAATGAGGGTGCATCGAGATTTCGATTGGGTCCGATAGCGTTCATGTTGAAATACCCAGAGCTTCATAGATCTAAAGTTCGAATTGGCGAAGCTTTTCAGGCAAAAGTTCCTAACTGGTCGGATGAAACCAA TGATTTCAATTGCATTGGCGAACCTTCTGAAATGGATCCATCAGAAACTATATCAGAAACTATTGACAATGTT GTGAGCCTTTCTGTCAAGTTTCCCGAGCCGAAATCTATGAGTAATTGGCTTCAATGTCGTGAAGTCCTATTTGATGACTCACGGGAATGCGCTAAAGGGACTATATGCGGAAAGTGGCGCAG GGCTCCACTTTCTGAAGTCCAAACTACTGACTGGGATTGTTCGTGCGCTGTTCGTTGGGACCCAAGCCATTCCGACTGTGCAGTTCCGCAG GAGGTAGAAACAGAACAGGTTCTACTGCATTTGAAGTATATTGAGAAG TGA